The proteins below come from a single Zonotrichia leucophrys gambelii isolate GWCS_2022_RI chromosome 3, RI_Zleu_2.0, whole genome shotgun sequence genomic window:
- the XRN2 gene encoding 5'-3' exoribonuclease 2 isoform X1, translating into MGVPAFFRWLSRKYPSIIVNCVEEKAKECNGVKVPIDTSKPNPNEVEFDNLYLDMNGIIHPCTHPEDKPAPKNEDEMMVAIFEYIDRIFNIVRPRRLLYMAIDGVAPRAKMNQQRSRRFRASKEGMEAAEEKQKIRQEILAKGGFLPPEEVKERFDSNCITPGTEFMDNLAKCLRYYIADRLNSDPGWKNLTVILSDASAPGEGEHKIMDYIRRQRAQPNHDPNTHHCLCGADADLIMLGLATHEPNFTIIREEFKPNKPKPCALCNQMGHEVKDCQGLPREKQGKHDQFADTMPVSEQEFIFIRLCVLREYLERELTMASLPFTFDFERSVDDWVFMCFFVGNDFLPHLPSLEIREGAIDRLVNIYKNVVHKTGGYLTESGFVNLQRVQMIMLAVGEVEDSIFKKRKDDDDNFKRRQKEKRKRLKRDQPSFIPGGQFSPQALGNRSSPQAICNPRQAAFEMRMHDRQNSTTSASPNTSLTPDSSPSLGGGIKRKPEDSDSEPEPEDNIRLWETGWKQRYYKNKFDVDASDEKFRRKVVQSYVEGLCWVLRYYYQGCASWNWYYPFHYAPFASDFEGIADMPSDFEKGSKPFKPLEQLMGVFPAASGNFLPPTWRKLMTDPESSIIDFYPEDFAIDLNGKKYAWQGVALLPFVDERRLRAALEKVYPDLTPEETRRNSLGGDVLFVGKHHPLCDFIVEQYKTKNTEAVDIPPELCHGIQGKLTLNDNAVLPDQVVQSPVPMLRDLTQNSAVSISFKDPQFAEDFIFKATVLPGAKKPAPVLKPGDWEKTNNDGRPWRPQLGFNRDRKPVHLDQSAFRTLGHTMPRDRGMPGMYPNAVPLGAYGSPYARPLMGSQQQIPKLLSNLRPQESWRGPTPLFQQTPQRTAGAAPLLAWNRVMQSPNQFQPAQYQGMGPMGYPQRPEDRMDRGRQAYGPGRPYPLPHPAGRYSWN; encoded by the exons ATGGGAGTGCCGGCCTTCTTCCGCTGGCTCAGCCGCAAGTACCCCTCCATCATCGTCAACTGCGTCGAGGAGAAG GCCAAGGAGTGCAATGGTGTCAAGGTCCCCATTGACACGAGCAAGCCCAACCCCAACGAGGTGGAGTTCGACAACCTCTACCTGGACATGAATGGCATCATTCacccctgcacacacccagAGGACAA GCCAGCGCCCAAAAATGAAGATGAGATGATGGTGGCGATTTTTGAGTATATCGACAGGATCTTCAACATTGTGAGACCAAGGAGACTCCTTTACATGGCCATAGATGGAGTG GCCCCACGTGCCAAAATGAATCAACAGCGGTCCAGGAGATTCAGAGCCTCAAAGGAGGGCATGGAAGCTGCTGAGGAGAAGCAAAAAATCCGACAAGAAATTCTGGCCAAAG GTGGCTTTCTGCCTCCAGAGGAGGTGAAGGAGAGGTTTGACAGCAACTGCATCACCCCG GGAACTGAGTTTATGGACAATCTTGCTAAATGCCTGCGCTATTACATCGCCGACCGCTTGAACAGCGACCCGGGCTGGAAGAACCTGACA GTTATTCTGTCAGATGCCAGTGCTCCTGGTGAAGGGGAGCATAAAATCATGGATTACATCAGGAGACAGAGAG CTCAACCCAACCACGACCCAAACACTCACCACTGTCTGTGTGGGGCTGATG CTGATCTGATCATGCTTGGCTTAGCTACACACGAACCAAACTTCACCATCATTAGGGAAGAGTTCAAGCCAAACAAACCCAAGCCTTGTGCTCTCTGTAACCAGATGGGACATGAGGTTAAGGATTGCCAAGGCCTACCCAGAGAGAAACAAGGAAAG CACGATCAGTTTGCCGACACCATGCCGGTCTCGGAGCAAGAGTTCATCTTCATCCGCCTGTGTGTCCTGCGAGAG TACTTGGAGAGAGAGCTCACCATGGCCAGCTTGCCTTTTacttttgattttgaaaggagTGTTGATGACTGGGTCTTCATGTGCTTCTTTGTGGGGAATGATTTCCTCCCTCACCTGCCATCCCTGGAGATCAG GGAGGGAGCAATCGATCGCTTGGTGAACATCTATAAAAACGTGGTGCACAAAACCGGG GGCTACCTGACTGAAAGTGGGTTTGTGAACCTGCAGCGGGTCCAGATGATCATGCTGGCTGTTGGGGAAGTCGAAGACAGCATTTTCAAAAAGAGGAAAGATGATGAT GATAACTTTAAAAGAcgacaaaaagaaaaaaggaagagattgAAG AGGGATCAGCCTTCCTTTATTCCTGGTGGTCAGTTTTCCCCTCAAGCCCTGGGAAATCGATCCAGCCCTCAGGCAATCTGTAACCCTCGACAAGCTGCCTTTGAGATGAGGATGCATGACAGGCAGAACTCG ACAACTTCAGCATCTCCCAACACCAGCCTGACTCCTGACAGCAGCCCGTCCCTGGGAGGAGGGATTAAGCGGAAACCTGAGGACAGTGACAGTGAACCCGAGCCAGAGGATAATATCAG GTTGTGGGAGACTGGCTGGAAGCAGCGCTACTACAAAAACAAATTTGACGTGGACGCGTCCGATGAGAAATTCCGCCGCAAGGTTGTGCAGTCCTACGTGGAAGGGCTTTGCTGGGTTCTCAGATATTATTATCAG GGCTGTGCATCCTGGAACTGGTATTACCCTTTCCACTACGCTCCCTTTGCCTCGGACTTCGAGGGCATTGCAGACATGCCCTCAGACTTTGAGAAGGGCTCCAAACCG TtcaagcctctggagcagctgatggGGGTGTTCCCGGCCGCCAGCGGAAACTTCCTGCCGCCCACGTGGAGGAAACTCATGACAGACCCA GAATCAAGCATCATTGACTTCTACCCTGAAGACTTTGCTATTGATTTGAATGGGAAGAAGTATGCTTGGCAAG GTGTGGCGTTGTTGCCCTTTGTGGATGAGCGGCgcctcagagctgccctggagaAAGTGTACCCTGACCTCACTCCTGAAGAGA CCAGGAGGAACAGCCTTGGCGGTGACGTCCTCTTTGTCGGGAAGCACCATCCCCTCTGTGACTTCATCGTGGAGCAGTACAAGACCAAGAACACAGAG GCAGTGGACATCCCACCGGAGCTGTGCCACGGCATCCAGGGAAAGCTCACCCTGAACGACAACGCCGTCCTGCCCGATCA GGTGGTGCAGTCTCCTGTTCCCATGCTGCGGGATCTGACACAGAACTCTGCCGTCAG cATCTCATTCAAAGATCCACAATTTGCTGAAGACTTTATTTTCAAGGCTACAGTGTTACCTGGGGCAAA gaaacctgctccagttCTGAAGCCAGGAGactgggaaaaaaccaacaatgaTGGCAGGCCTTGGAGACCACAGCTTGGCTTTAACAGGGACAGGAAACCAGTGCATTTGGACCAGTCAGCGTTCAGAACCTTGGG GCACACAATGCCAAGGGACAGGGGCATGCCAGGGATGTACCCCAACGCTGTGCCGCTCGGAGCCTACGGCAGCCCCTACGCCAGGCCCCTCatgggcagccagcagcagatccCCAAGCTGCTGTCAA
- the XRN2 gene encoding 5'-3' exoribonuclease 2 isoform X2 — protein sequence MNGIIHPCTHPEDKPAPKNEDEMMVAIFEYIDRIFNIVRPRRLLYMAIDGVAPRAKMNQQRSRRFRASKEGMEAAEEKQKIRQEILAKGGFLPPEEVKERFDSNCITPGTEFMDNLAKCLRYYIADRLNSDPGWKNLTVILSDASAPGEGEHKIMDYIRRQRAQPNHDPNTHHCLCGADADLIMLGLATHEPNFTIIREEFKPNKPKPCALCNQMGHEVKDCQGLPREKQGKHDQFADTMPVSEQEFIFIRLCVLREYLERELTMASLPFTFDFERSVDDWVFMCFFVGNDFLPHLPSLEIREGAIDRLVNIYKNVVHKTGGYLTESGFVNLQRVQMIMLAVGEVEDSIFKKRKDDDDNFKRRQKEKRKRLKRDQPSFIPGGQFSPQALGNRSSPQAICNPRQAAFEMRMHDRQNSTTSASPNTSLTPDSSPSLGGGIKRKPEDSDSEPEPEDNIRLWETGWKQRYYKNKFDVDASDEKFRRKVVQSYVEGLCWVLRYYYQGCASWNWYYPFHYAPFASDFEGIADMPSDFEKGSKPFKPLEQLMGVFPAASGNFLPPTWRKLMTDPESSIIDFYPEDFAIDLNGKKYAWQGVALLPFVDERRLRAALEKVYPDLTPEETRRNSLGGDVLFVGKHHPLCDFIVEQYKTKNTEAVDIPPELCHGIQGKLTLNDNAVLPDQVVQSPVPMLRDLTQNSAVSISFKDPQFAEDFIFKATVLPGAKKPAPVLKPGDWEKTNNDGRPWRPQLGFNRDRKPVHLDQSAFRTLGHTMPRDRGMPGMYPNAVPLGAYGSPYARPLMGSQQQIPKLLSNLRPQESWRGPTPLFQQTPQRTAGAAPLLAWNRVMQSPNQFQPAQYQGMGPMGYPQRPEDRMDRGRQAYGPGRPYPLPHPAGRYSWN from the exons ATGAATGGCATCATTCacccctgcacacacccagAGGACAA GCCAGCGCCCAAAAATGAAGATGAGATGATGGTGGCGATTTTTGAGTATATCGACAGGATCTTCAACATTGTGAGACCAAGGAGACTCCTTTACATGGCCATAGATGGAGTG GCCCCACGTGCCAAAATGAATCAACAGCGGTCCAGGAGATTCAGAGCCTCAAAGGAGGGCATGGAAGCTGCTGAGGAGAAGCAAAAAATCCGACAAGAAATTCTGGCCAAAG GTGGCTTTCTGCCTCCAGAGGAGGTGAAGGAGAGGTTTGACAGCAACTGCATCACCCCG GGAACTGAGTTTATGGACAATCTTGCTAAATGCCTGCGCTATTACATCGCCGACCGCTTGAACAGCGACCCGGGCTGGAAGAACCTGACA GTTATTCTGTCAGATGCCAGTGCTCCTGGTGAAGGGGAGCATAAAATCATGGATTACATCAGGAGACAGAGAG CTCAACCCAACCACGACCCAAACACTCACCACTGTCTGTGTGGGGCTGATG CTGATCTGATCATGCTTGGCTTAGCTACACACGAACCAAACTTCACCATCATTAGGGAAGAGTTCAAGCCAAACAAACCCAAGCCTTGTGCTCTCTGTAACCAGATGGGACATGAGGTTAAGGATTGCCAAGGCCTACCCAGAGAGAAACAAGGAAAG CACGATCAGTTTGCCGACACCATGCCGGTCTCGGAGCAAGAGTTCATCTTCATCCGCCTGTGTGTCCTGCGAGAG TACTTGGAGAGAGAGCTCACCATGGCCAGCTTGCCTTTTacttttgattttgaaaggagTGTTGATGACTGGGTCTTCATGTGCTTCTTTGTGGGGAATGATTTCCTCCCTCACCTGCCATCCCTGGAGATCAG GGAGGGAGCAATCGATCGCTTGGTGAACATCTATAAAAACGTGGTGCACAAAACCGGG GGCTACCTGACTGAAAGTGGGTTTGTGAACCTGCAGCGGGTCCAGATGATCATGCTGGCTGTTGGGGAAGTCGAAGACAGCATTTTCAAAAAGAGGAAAGATGATGAT GATAACTTTAAAAGAcgacaaaaagaaaaaaggaagagattgAAG AGGGATCAGCCTTCCTTTATTCCTGGTGGTCAGTTTTCCCCTCAAGCCCTGGGAAATCGATCCAGCCCTCAGGCAATCTGTAACCCTCGACAAGCTGCCTTTGAGATGAGGATGCATGACAGGCAGAACTCG ACAACTTCAGCATCTCCCAACACCAGCCTGACTCCTGACAGCAGCCCGTCCCTGGGAGGAGGGATTAAGCGGAAACCTGAGGACAGTGACAGTGAACCCGAGCCAGAGGATAATATCAG GTTGTGGGAGACTGGCTGGAAGCAGCGCTACTACAAAAACAAATTTGACGTGGACGCGTCCGATGAGAAATTCCGCCGCAAGGTTGTGCAGTCCTACGTGGAAGGGCTTTGCTGGGTTCTCAGATATTATTATCAG GGCTGTGCATCCTGGAACTGGTATTACCCTTTCCACTACGCTCCCTTTGCCTCGGACTTCGAGGGCATTGCAGACATGCCCTCAGACTTTGAGAAGGGCTCCAAACCG TtcaagcctctggagcagctgatggGGGTGTTCCCGGCCGCCAGCGGAAACTTCCTGCCGCCCACGTGGAGGAAACTCATGACAGACCCA GAATCAAGCATCATTGACTTCTACCCTGAAGACTTTGCTATTGATTTGAATGGGAAGAAGTATGCTTGGCAAG GTGTGGCGTTGTTGCCCTTTGTGGATGAGCGGCgcctcagagctgccctggagaAAGTGTACCCTGACCTCACTCCTGAAGAGA CCAGGAGGAACAGCCTTGGCGGTGACGTCCTCTTTGTCGGGAAGCACCATCCCCTCTGTGACTTCATCGTGGAGCAGTACAAGACCAAGAACACAGAG GCAGTGGACATCCCACCGGAGCTGTGCCACGGCATCCAGGGAAAGCTCACCCTGAACGACAACGCCGTCCTGCCCGATCA GGTGGTGCAGTCTCCTGTTCCCATGCTGCGGGATCTGACACAGAACTCTGCCGTCAG cATCTCATTCAAAGATCCACAATTTGCTGAAGACTTTATTTTCAAGGCTACAGTGTTACCTGGGGCAAA gaaacctgctccagttCTGAAGCCAGGAGactgggaaaaaaccaacaatgaTGGCAGGCCTTGGAGACCACAGCTTGGCTTTAACAGGGACAGGAAACCAGTGCATTTGGACCAGTCAGCGTTCAGAACCTTGGG GCACACAATGCCAAGGGACAGGGGCATGCCAGGGATGTACCCCAACGCTGTGCCGCTCGGAGCCTACGGCAGCCCCTACGCCAGGCCCCTCatgggcagccagcagcagatccCCAAGCTGCTGTCAA